One Mugil cephalus isolate CIBA_MC_2020 chromosome 8, CIBA_Mcephalus_1.1, whole genome shotgun sequence genomic window carries:
- the LOC125012238 gene encoding mothers against decapentaplegic homolog 2 isoform X2 translates to MSSILPFTPPVVKRLLGWKKSTSGPGGAGGGEQNGQEEKWCEKAVKSLVKKLKKTGQLDELEKAITTQNCNTKCVTIPSNCSEIWGLSTPNTIEQWDTSGLYSYPDQTRSLDGRLQVSHRKGLPHVIYCRLWRWPDLHSHHELRAIEACEYSFHLKKDEVCINPYHYQRVETPVLPPVLVPRHSEILPELPPLDDYTHSIPENTNFPAGIEPPNNYIPETPPPGYISEDGEASDQQMNQSSPAELSPSSLSPVNHSMDLQPVTYSEPAFWCSIAYYELNQRVGETFHASQPSLTVDGFTDPSNSERFCLGLLSNVNRNATVEMTRRHIGRGVRLYYIGGEVFAECLSDSAIFVQSPNCNQRYGWHPATVCKIPPGCNLKIFNNQEFAALLAQSVNQGFEAVYQLTRMCTIRMSFVKGWGAEYRRQTVTSTPCWIELHLNGPLQWLDKVLTQMGSPSARCSSMS, encoded by the exons ATGTCCTCCATCTTGCCGTTCACCCCGCCTGTAGTGAAGAGGCTTCTGGGCTGGAAGAAGTCAACCAGTGGCCCAGGAGGAGCGGGCGGTGGAGAGCAGAACGGGCAAGAAGAGAAATGGTGTGAGAAGGCTGTTAAAAGCTTagtgaagaagctgaagaagacgGGCCAGCTAGATGAGCTGGAGAAAGCTATCACCACACAGAACTGCAACACCAAGTGTGTCACCATCCCCAG CAATTGCTCTGAAATATGGGGACTGAGTACACCAAATACGATAGAACAGTGGGATACATCAGGCCTATACAGCTACCCTGACCAAACCAG ATCCCTGGATGGCCGTTTGCAGGTCTCTCACAGGAAGGGGCTTCCCCATGTTATTTACTGCCGCTTGTGGCGATGGCCGGATCTTCACAGCCACCATGAGCTGCGTGCCATCGAGGCCTGTGAGTATTCCTTCCACCTCAAGAAGGACGAGGTCTGCATCAATCCCTACCACTACCAGAGGGTGGAGACCCCAG TGCTGCCTCCTGTTCTTGTGCCAAGACACTCAGAAATTCTACCAGAGCTGCCACCTCTGGATGACTACACTCATTCCATACCTGAGAACACAAACTTTCCTGCAGGAATTGAACCTCCAAACAACTATATACCAG AAACACCTCCACCAGGCTACATCAGTGAGGATGGGGAGGCCAGCGATCAACAGATGAATCAAA GCTCTCCAGCAGAGCTGTCCCCCagctctctgtctcctgtcaaTCACAGCATGG ACCTGCAGCCGGTGACTTACTCAGAGCCGGCCTTCTGGTGCTCAATAGCCTACTACGAGCTGAACCAGCGTGTGGGGGAGACGTTCCACGCCTCTCAGCCCTCACTGACAGTGGATGGATTCACAGATCCATCAAACTCTGAGCGTTTTTGCCTGGGCCTGCTGTCTAACGTTAACAGGAATGCCACTGTGGAGATGACCCGAAGGCACATAG GAAGAGGAGTTCGACTCTACTACATTGGAGGGGAGGTGTTTGCCGAGTGCCTAAGTGATAGCGCCATCTTTGTCCAGAGTCCAAATTGCAACCAGCGATATGGCTGGCATCCAGCAACAGTGTGTAAAATTCCACCAG gttGTAATCTAAAAATCTTCAACAACCAAGAATTTGCAGCCCTGCTGGCTCAGTCAGTAAACCAAGGCTTTGAGGCAGTTTACCAACTCACAAGGATGTGCACCATCCGCATGAGCTTTGTCAAAGGCTGGGGAGCTGAGTACAG
- the LOC125012238 gene encoding mothers against decapentaplegic homolog 2 isoform X1 — MSSILPFTPPVVKRLLGWKKSTSGPGGAGGGEQNGQEEKWCEKAVKSLVKKLKKTGQLDELEKAITTQNCNTKCVTIPSNCSEIWGLSTPNTIEQWDTSGLYSYPDQTRSLDGRLQVSHRKGLPHVIYCRLWRWPDLHSHHELRAIEACEYSFHLKKDEVCINPYHYQRVETPVLPPVLVPRHSEILPELPPLDDYTHSIPENTNFPAGIEPPNNYIPETPPPGYISEDGEASDQQMNQSMDTGSPAELSPSSLSPVNHSMDLQPVTYSEPAFWCSIAYYELNQRVGETFHASQPSLTVDGFTDPSNSERFCLGLLSNVNRNATVEMTRRHIGRGVRLYYIGGEVFAECLSDSAIFVQSPNCNQRYGWHPATVCKIPPGCNLKIFNNQEFAALLAQSVNQGFEAVYQLTRMCTIRMSFVKGWGAEYRRQTVTSTPCWIELHLNGPLQWLDKVLTQMGSPSARCSSMS, encoded by the exons ATGTCCTCCATCTTGCCGTTCACCCCGCCTGTAGTGAAGAGGCTTCTGGGCTGGAAGAAGTCAACCAGTGGCCCAGGAGGAGCGGGCGGTGGAGAGCAGAACGGGCAAGAAGAGAAATGGTGTGAGAAGGCTGTTAAAAGCTTagtgaagaagctgaagaagacgGGCCAGCTAGATGAGCTGGAGAAAGCTATCACCACACAGAACTGCAACACCAAGTGTGTCACCATCCCCAG CAATTGCTCTGAAATATGGGGACTGAGTACACCAAATACGATAGAACAGTGGGATACATCAGGCCTATACAGCTACCCTGACCAAACCAG ATCCCTGGATGGCCGTTTGCAGGTCTCTCACAGGAAGGGGCTTCCCCATGTTATTTACTGCCGCTTGTGGCGATGGCCGGATCTTCACAGCCACCATGAGCTGCGTGCCATCGAGGCCTGTGAGTATTCCTTCCACCTCAAGAAGGACGAGGTCTGCATCAATCCCTACCACTACCAGAGGGTGGAGACCCCAG TGCTGCCTCCTGTTCTTGTGCCAAGACACTCAGAAATTCTACCAGAGCTGCCACCTCTGGATGACTACACTCATTCCATACCTGAGAACACAAACTTTCCTGCAGGAATTGAACCTCCAAACAACTATATACCAG AAACACCTCCACCAGGCTACATCAGTGAGGATGGGGAGGCCAGCGATCAACAGATGAATCAAAGTATGGACACAG GCTCTCCAGCAGAGCTGTCCCCCagctctctgtctcctgtcaaTCACAGCATGG ACCTGCAGCCGGTGACTTACTCAGAGCCGGCCTTCTGGTGCTCAATAGCCTACTACGAGCTGAACCAGCGTGTGGGGGAGACGTTCCACGCCTCTCAGCCCTCACTGACAGTGGATGGATTCACAGATCCATCAAACTCTGAGCGTTTTTGCCTGGGCCTGCTGTCTAACGTTAACAGGAATGCCACTGTGGAGATGACCCGAAGGCACATAG GAAGAGGAGTTCGACTCTACTACATTGGAGGGGAGGTGTTTGCCGAGTGCCTAAGTGATAGCGCCATCTTTGTCCAGAGTCCAAATTGCAACCAGCGATATGGCTGGCATCCAGCAACAGTGTGTAAAATTCCACCAG gttGTAATCTAAAAATCTTCAACAACCAAGAATTTGCAGCCCTGCTGGCTCAGTCAGTAAACCAAGGCTTTGAGGCAGTTTACCAACTCACAAGGATGTGCACCATCCGCATGAGCTTTGTCAAAGGCTGGGGAGCTGAGTACAG